From the genome of Shewanella sp. Choline-02u-19, one region includes:
- a CDS encoding helix-turn-helix transcriptional regulator: protein MSKIDELVFIHQVAAPCHLAILADSIGIKTRVIKKPSDLVVAKDCNRFYMVAQKGTALDSKGIPIVAARLVSQFPIALYQVERDSLDPKAALLLGIKGLLYADQGMDLLLTGLKKMVANELWYERGLLSEMFSHLMKRLDSNNEVAQDQDTIAMLQMLTNRERTVIQLVSSGARNKEIAHQLCISEHTVKAHISSIFRKTQSRNRVELLRWAQTYQSQFELCS, encoded by the coding sequence ATGAGTAAAATAGATGAACTAGTCTTCATCCACCAAGTTGCCGCGCCTTGCCACTTGGCCATATTAGCGGATTCTATTGGTATTAAAACCAGGGTAATCAAAAAGCCTTCTGACCTAGTTGTTGCAAAAGACTGTAATCGCTTTTATATGGTAGCCCAAAAAGGCACGGCGTTAGATAGCAAAGGCATTCCAATCGTCGCAGCTCGATTAGTGTCGCAGTTCCCAATCGCATTGTATCAGGTAGAACGGGATTCTTTAGATCCTAAAGCAGCACTACTGCTAGGAATAAAAGGCCTTTTATATGCCGATCAAGGCATGGACCTGTTATTGACAGGGCTTAAAAAAATGGTCGCGAATGAGCTTTGGTATGAACGGGGTTTACTGAGTGAAATGTTTAGTCATTTGATGAAACGTTTAGATAGCAATAACGAGGTGGCTCAAGATCAAGATACGATTGCTATGCTACAAATGCTGACCAACCGAGAAAGAACCGTCATTCAGTTAGTGTCCAGTGGTGCACGAAACAAAGAAATTGCACATCAACTATGTATAAGTGAACACACAGTCAAAGCACATATATCTTCAATATTTAGAAAGACCCAGTCGCGTAATCGAGTTGAGTTATTGCGTTGGGCGCAAACCTATCAAAGCCAATTTGAGTTATGTTCTTAA
- a CDS encoding CsgG/HfaB family protein, translating into MKLLISLLLLGSLSACSLIPKPELNISEAQLNPTSETMRQLVAKPGPKYPIPVAVYSFRDQTGQYKPQQNVSSFSTAVTQGATSMLVQTLLDSKWFTPVEREGLQNLLTERKITKKQPNKSKKEDVPQLTNARLLLEGGIISYETNISTGGSGVEYYGIGASEMYREDQVTIYLRAVDVHTGKVMMSVSTTKRVFSQEMRAGLIRFTSLNRLAEAEIGFTTNEPVQFCVLQAIELAVSELVEKGLEMGYWNSATLAAKELTPANS; encoded by the coding sequence ATGAAATTATTAATTAGCCTATTGTTACTCGGCAGCTTATCCGCTTGTAGCCTTATTCCCAAGCCTGAGTTGAATATCAGTGAAGCACAGCTCAATCCAACCAGTGAAACGATGCGGCAATTAGTGGCAAAACCAGGCCCAAAGTACCCAATTCCTGTCGCGGTATATTCCTTTAGGGATCAAACCGGGCAATATAAACCACAGCAAAACGTGAGTTCTTTTTCTACTGCGGTAACGCAGGGAGCGACATCAATGTTGGTGCAAACATTATTGGACTCTAAGTGGTTTACCCCAGTGGAACGAGAAGGGTTACAAAACCTGTTAACCGAACGAAAAATCACCAAGAAACAACCTAATAAATCCAAAAAAGAAGATGTGCCACAACTGACCAATGCCAGGTTGTTGTTAGAAGGCGGCATTATAAGCTACGAAACAAATATCAGTACAGGTGGGTCGGGAGTTGAGTACTATGGTATTGGTGCATCCGAGATGTATAGGGAAGACCAAGTGACGATCTATCTTCGTGCTGTCGATGTTCATACGGGTAAAGTAATGATGTCGGTATCAACCACTAAGCGGGTGTTTTCTCAGGAAATGCGAGCAGGACTGATTCGATTTACGAGCCTAAATAGACTCGCTGAAGCTGAAATTGGCTTTACAACCAATGAACCCGTACAGTTTTGTGTCTTGCAAGCTATTGAGTTAGCGGTATCTGAATTGGTAGAAAAAGGACTTGAAATGGGTTATTGGAATTCAGCTACATTAGCCGCTAAAGAGCTTACTCCAGCCAATTCATAA